Proteins encoded within one genomic window of Nitrospina gracilis 3/211:
- the purF gene encoding amidophosphoribosyltransferase, with translation MPIEFPANDKFHEECGVVAVYGHPEAANLVYLGLYALQHRGQESAGIATSDRGKMYVELGMGLVADIFTSQRIKKLPGNIAIGHNRYSTAGVSQIVNAQPCLINYAKGSMALAHNGNLVNADQIREALVDEGAIFQSSNDSEVIVHLIAHSHQELFVNRVIEALAGVQGAYSLALMTEHEVVVARDPHGFRPLCLGRLDGAYIVASESCVMDLIEAEYLREVEPGEVLLINEDGLQSFFPFHRQETRRCIFEHIYFARPDSLIFGEYTYSVRKRMGKALANQSPVEADIVVPVPDSGNLSALGYSEESGIPFEMALIRNHYVGRTFIEPQSPIRHFGVKVKLNAVKKLISGKRVIIIDDSIVRGTTSRKIVKMVRDAGAKEVHVRISSPPTLFPCFYGIDTPNRDELIASRHTLEETRNFITADSLEYLHLENMLNMMGEDSGKFCSACFDGQYPVDIDGRGHQPVQLQLFGSETPDV, from the coding sequence ATGCCAATCGAGTTTCCCGCTAACGATAAGTTTCACGAGGAGTGCGGCGTGGTGGCCGTGTACGGTCACCCCGAAGCGGCCAACCTCGTTTACCTCGGACTCTATGCCCTCCAGCACCGGGGGCAGGAGAGCGCGGGCATCGCCACCAGCGACCGCGGCAAGATGTACGTTGAACTGGGCATGGGCCTGGTGGCGGACATCTTCACCTCCCAGCGCATAAAAAAGCTTCCCGGTAACATCGCTATTGGCCACAACCGTTACTCCACCGCGGGCGTGAGCCAGATCGTCAACGCCCAGCCTTGCCTCATCAACTACGCCAAAGGCTCAATGGCGCTTGCGCACAATGGCAACCTGGTGAATGCCGACCAGATTCGCGAAGCGCTGGTCGATGAAGGCGCGATCTTCCAGTCCAGCAACGACAGTGAAGTGATCGTCCACCTCATCGCGCACAGCCACCAGGAACTTTTCGTCAACCGTGTGATCGAGGCGCTGGCCGGAGTGCAGGGGGCGTATTCGCTGGCGCTTATGACAGAACACGAAGTTGTTGTGGCCCGCGACCCGCACGGGTTCCGCCCGCTGTGCCTCGGGAGATTGGACGGAGCGTACATTGTGGCATCGGAGTCCTGTGTCATGGACCTCATTGAAGCGGAATACCTGCGCGAAGTGGAGCCGGGCGAAGTCCTGCTTATAAATGAAGATGGATTGCAGTCCTTTTTCCCGTTTCACCGGCAGGAGACACGGCGTTGTATATTCGAACACATCTATTTTGCACGGCCGGACAGCCTGATTTTCGGCGAGTACACCTATTCGGTGCGCAAGCGTATGGGAAAAGCGCTGGCGAACCAGTCGCCGGTGGAGGCGGACATCGTGGTGCCGGTACCGGACTCGGGAAATCTCTCGGCGCTCGGCTACTCGGAAGAATCCGGCATTCCGTTCGAGATGGCGCTAATCCGCAACCACTACGTCGGGCGCACGTTCATCGAACCGCAGTCACCCATCCGTCACTTCGGCGTGAAGGTGAAACTGAACGCGGTGAAGAAGCTGATATCGGGGAAGCGGGTGATCATCATTGACGACTCCATCGTGCGGGGCACCACCAGCCGCAAGATCGTGAAGATGGTACGCGATGCCGGAGCGAAGGAGGTACACGTACGCATCAGTTCACCGCCGACCCTGTTTCCATGTTTTTATGGCATCGATACGCCCAACCGCGACGAGCTGATCGCTTCCCGCCACACGCTGGAGGAAACGCGTAACTTCATCACGGCGGATTCACTGGAATACCTGCACCTGGAAAACATGCTGAATATGATGGGCGAGGACAGTGGAAAGTTCTGCTCGGCGTGTTTCGATGGACAGTACCCGGTGGACATCGACGGCCGCGGCCATCAACCGGTGCAACTGCAGCTGTTCGGGAGCGAAACGCCGGACGTGTGA
- a CDS encoding bifunctional aldolase/short-chain dehydrogenase, with protein MKNRWNDKEAQAAIERWSNVNEDIALRVYTSRLIGADTELVLHGGGNTSVKSRIPDRFGEDIDVLFVKGSGWDLDSLEPPGLPGVKLGPIQKLRQLDGLSDEAMVNDQRTNLLDASAPNPSVETLLHAFLPHKFVDHSHADAILVIANQPDSVEICKEIYGDELGVVDYIMPGFDLAKAAAEAYEKNPNVKGLVLINHGLFTFAETAKESYDYHIDAVTKAEDYIAKQQVKKLTPQTMSIGSKSPDEIFRRIAPALRGIYEKESGVPWLVHHRQSETAYHFATSEECLTWSQIGTATPDHVIRTKQKPLLLNLQNLDDPEKLWDELTEALQKYMDAYHAYFKKNCDAKGIERKELDRLPRVILVAGLGLITVGKNAKETRISADIYEHTIDIIHQAFNVGTYQPLSDFDLFDMEYWSLEQAKLGKAKPPVLNGKGVYVTGAASGIGRATAQLFAEQGANVFMTDINPNQLAEAADEIKKATKANLLARVVDVTDEKAVRESFEQVVQHFGGIDILISNAGNAVQGPIGEVDSATLRQSFELNFFAHQSLASQAVRLFKTQRTGGVLLFNASKAAFNPGKNFGPYALPKAGVVALTKQYALDYGADGIRSNAVNADRIRTGIFPPEFVKERAAARGLSADEYFQDNLLKREVTGRDVAEAFLDLALAEKTTGSIVTVDGGNIAASPR; from the coding sequence ATGAAGAATCGCTGGAACGATAAAGAGGCGCAGGCGGCCATCGAACGCTGGTCGAACGTGAACGAGGACATTGCCCTCCGCGTGTACACCTCGCGGCTGATCGGCGCGGATACGGAGCTGGTCCTGCACGGCGGCGGCAACACCTCGGTCAAATCGCGCATCCCCGACCGCTTCGGCGAGGACATCGACGTGCTGTTCGTCAAAGGCAGCGGCTGGGACCTGGACTCGCTGGAGCCGCCCGGCCTGCCGGGGGTGAAACTCGGCCCCATCCAGAAACTGCGGCAGTTGGACGGCCTGTCCGACGAGGCGATGGTCAACGACCAGCGCACCAACCTGCTGGACGCCTCGGCGCCGAACCCGTCGGTCGAAACCCTCCTGCACGCGTTTCTGCCGCACAAATTCGTCGATCATTCGCACGCCGACGCCATCCTCGTCATCGCCAACCAGCCGGACTCGGTGGAAATCTGCAAGGAGATTTACGGCGACGAGTTAGGCGTGGTCGATTACATCATGCCGGGGTTCGATCTGGCGAAAGCGGCGGCGGAAGCCTACGAAAAAAATCCGAACGTGAAGGGGCTGGTGCTCATCAACCACGGCCTGTTCACCTTCGCCGAGACGGCGAAGGAAAGCTACGACTACCACATCGACGCGGTGACGAAGGCGGAAGACTACATCGCCAAACAGCAGGTCAAAAAACTCACACCGCAGACGATGTCGATTGGCTCCAAGAGCCCGGACGAAATTTTCCGCCGCATCGCCCCCGCCCTGCGCGGCATATACGAAAAAGAATCAGGCGTGCCGTGGCTGGTGCATCACCGGCAAAGCGAGACGGCGTACCACTTCGCCACCAGCGAGGAATGCCTGACTTGGTCGCAGATCGGCACCGCCACGCCGGACCACGTCATCCGCACCAAGCAGAAGCCGCTCCTGCTGAATCTCCAGAATCTTGACGATCCGGAAAAACTGTGGGATGAACTCACCGAAGCGTTGCAGAAGTACATGGACGCCTACCACGCCTACTTCAAAAAGAACTGCGATGCCAAGGGCATCGAGAGAAAAGAACTCGACCGCCTGCCGCGGGTGATTCTGGTGGCGGGACTGGGGCTCATCACCGTCGGCAAGAACGCGAAGGAAACGCGCATTTCCGCCGACATCTACGAACACACCATCGACATCATCCATCAGGCGTTCAACGTCGGGACCTACCAGCCGCTGTCGGACTTCGACCTCTTCGACATGGAGTACTGGTCGCTGGAGCAGGCCAAGCTGGGCAAGGCCAAGCCGCCTGTGTTGAACGGCAAGGGGGTGTACGTAACGGGTGCCGCCTCCGGCATCGGCCGCGCTACGGCGCAACTGTTCGCCGAGCAGGGCGCGAACGTGTTCATGACCGACATTAACCCCAACCAACTGGCGGAAGCCGCTGACGAAATCAAGAAAGCAACGAAGGCGAATCTGTTGGCGCGGGTGGTGGACGTGACCGACGAAAAGGCCGTGCGTGAATCGTTCGAGCAGGTGGTGCAGCACTTCGGCGGCATCGACATCCTGATCTCCAACGCCGGCAACGCCGTGCAGGGTCCCATCGGCGAGGTGGACAGCGCCACCTTGAGGCAGAGTTTCGAGCTCAACTTCTTCGCGCACCAGTCGCTGGCGTCACAGGCGGTGCGGCTGTTCAAAACGCAACGCACCGGCGGCGTGCTGTTGTTCAACGCGTCGAAGGCGGCGTTCAATCCGGGCAAGAATTTCGGACCCTACGCCCTGCCCAAAGCGGGGGTGGTGGCACTCACCAAGCAGTACGCCCTCGATTACGGCGCCGACGGCATCCGCTCCAACGCGGTCAACGCCGACCGCATCCGCACCGGCATCTTTCCGCCGGAATTCGTGAAAGAACGCGCCGCCGCGCGGGGTCTCAGCGCCGACGAATACTTCCAGGACAACCTCTTGAAACGCGAAGTGACCGGACGCGACGTGGCCGAGGCGTTCCTCGACCTCGCGCTCGCCGAGAAGACCACCGGCAGTATCGTCACCGTCGATGGCGGCAACATCGCCGCCTCCCCGCGATGA
- the purS gene encoding phosphoribosylformylglycinamidine synthase subunit PurS: MLAKIHVTLKQGVLDPQGKAVHHALNDLGYNEVRDVHLGRYMEIELEGVEASEAEARVRDMCEKLLANTVIESYRFTLEPQN, from the coding sequence ATGCTCGCAAAAATCCATGTCACTTTGAAGCAAGGCGTCCTCGATCCGCAGGGCAAGGCGGTGCACCACGCGCTCAACGACCTCGGCTACAACGAGGTGCGGGACGTGCACCTGGGCCGCTACATGGAAATCGAACTCGAAGGCGTCGAGGCGTCGGAGGCTGAAGCGCGCGTGCGCGACATGTGCGAGAAACTTCTGGCCAATACCGTCATAGAATCTTACCGCTTCACCCTCGAACCTCAGAACTGA
- the purL gene encoding phosphoribosylformylglycinamidine synthase subunit PurL, translating to MSAPSLITAEQAAQHGLTRGEYDRICDLLGRKPNLVELGIFSAMWSEHCSYKSSKPHLKTLPTEGPRVLQGPGENAGVVDIGDGQAAVFKIESHNHPSFIEPYQGAATGVGGILRDIFTMGARPIALLDSLRFGNPDNPKMRYLFHGVVKGIAGYGNCIGVPTVGGDIYFDECYDGNILVNVFCLGLVKADKIFLGRASGVGNAILYVGSKTGRDGIHGAVMSSAEFDDSTEEKRPTVQVGDPFMEKLLLEACLEIMQKDWVVGVQDMGAAGLTSSSFEMAERADSGVELDLDAVPMREEGMNAYEIMLSESQERMVFVIKSGHEDEALEIFRKWDLDAAVIGRVTDDRHMRIRFGGEVVVDLPIEVVVHGATETHRPTRKPKYLDAVQHLDLNEIEVVDPGGDALKKLLASPTIASKEIVFDQYDHMVGLNTLVLPGSDAAVLRVPDSDKALAISVDCNSRYCYLDPFQGAKIAVAEGCRNLACSGAEPIGVTNCLNFGNPENPEIMWQFQQAVQGLGDFCRFFNIPVVSGNVSLYNETKGEAIFPTPTVAVVGLLEDRSRHMTQWFKRPGHRIGLLGLTLEELGGSEYLKRIFNRCQGKPPVLNPKEEMDVQRVCRDWIRNGLIASAHDCSEGGLAVALAESCFSGLEPLGAVVEMETTLRPDALAFGESQSRIVVSFEESQETRLQSDAEKAGVAFQTLGTVGGSGFRFSINGEAYIQEDVETLADIWKHSLSGYANRVSR from the coding sequence ATGAGTGCGCCGTCGCTCATCACCGCCGAACAGGCCGCCCAGCACGGGCTCACCCGCGGTGAATACGACCGCATCTGCGACCTGCTCGGACGCAAGCCGAATCTCGTCGAGCTCGGCATCTTCTCCGCCATGTGGAGCGAGCATTGCAGTTATAAAAGCTCCAAGCCGCACCTGAAAACCCTGCCGACCGAAGGCCCGCGCGTTCTGCAGGGTCCGGGCGAAAATGCAGGTGTGGTGGACATCGGCGACGGGCAGGCGGCGGTGTTCAAGATCGAAAGCCACAACCATCCTTCATTCATCGAACCGTACCAGGGCGCGGCGACGGGTGTCGGCGGCATTTTGCGCGATATCTTCACCATGGGTGCGCGGCCCATCGCACTGCTCGACTCCCTGCGCTTCGGCAACCCGGACAATCCCAAGATGCGCTACCTGTTCCACGGCGTGGTGAAGGGCATTGCCGGTTACGGCAACTGCATCGGCGTGCCCACCGTCGGCGGTGACATCTACTTCGACGAGTGCTACGACGGCAACATCCTGGTCAACGTGTTCTGCCTGGGGCTGGTGAAGGCGGACAAGATTTTCCTCGGCCGCGCCTCGGGCGTCGGCAACGCGATTTTGTACGTCGGATCGAAAACCGGCCGCGACGGCATCCACGGTGCGGTGATGTCATCGGCGGAGTTTGACGACTCGACGGAAGAAAAACGCCCGACGGTGCAGGTGGGCGATCCCTTCATGGAAAAACTGTTGCTCGAAGCCTGCCTCGAGATCATGCAGAAGGACTGGGTGGTGGGTGTGCAGGACATGGGCGCGGCGGGGCTGACTTCCTCATCGTTCGAGATGGCCGAGCGCGCCGACAGCGGGGTGGAACTGGACCTCGACGCAGTGCCGATGCGCGAGGAGGGCATGAACGCCTACGAGATCATGCTGTCCGAATCGCAGGAACGCATGGTGTTCGTCATCAAAAGCGGGCACGAGGACGAAGCGCTGGAGATTTTTCGCAAGTGGGATCTCGACGCCGCCGTCATCGGGCGCGTCACCGACGACCGCCACATGCGCATCCGCTTCGGCGGCGAGGTGGTGGTGGACCTGCCCATCGAAGTGGTGGTGCACGGCGCGACGGAGACGCACCGCCCCACCCGGAAACCCAAATACCTCGATGCCGTCCAGCACTTGGACCTGAACGAGATCGAGGTGGTGGACCCCGGCGGAGACGCGCTCAAAAAACTGCTGGCCAGCCCGACCATTGCGAGCAAGGAAATCGTATTCGACCAGTACGACCATATGGTGGGATTGAACACGCTGGTTCTGCCGGGGTCGGACGCCGCCGTTCTGCGCGTGCCGGACTCCGACAAGGCGCTGGCCATCTCTGTGGACTGCAACAGCCGTTACTGTTACCTCGACCCCTTTCAGGGAGCGAAGATCGCGGTGGCCGAGGGTTGCCGCAACCTGGCCTGCTCCGGCGCGGAGCCCATCGGCGTGACCAACTGCCTCAACTTCGGCAACCCGGAGAACCCGGAAATCATGTGGCAGTTCCAGCAGGCGGTGCAGGGTCTTGGCGATTTCTGCCGCTTTTTCAACATTCCTGTGGTCAGTGGCAATGTCAGTCTCTATAATGAAACTAAAGGCGAAGCGATATTTCCCACGCCCACCGTGGCGGTGGTGGGGTTGCTGGAGGACCGGTCCCGGCACATGACTCAGTGGTTCAAACGGCCGGGGCACAGGATCGGTCTGTTGGGCCTGACGTTGGAAGAGTTGGGCGGCAGTGAATACCTGAAACGCATTTTCAACCGGTGCCAGGGCAAACCTCCCGTATTGAATCCCAAGGAAGAAATGGACGTCCAGCGGGTGTGCCGCGACTGGATTCGGAACGGCCTCATCGCGTCGGCGCACGACTGTTCCGAAGGCGGGTTGGCGGTGGCCCTGGCGGAGTCCTGCTTCTCCGGACTCGAACCGCTGGGTGCGGTGGTGGAAATGGAAACCACATTGCGGCCGGATGCGCTGGCGTTTGGCGAGTCGCAGTCGCGCATCGTGGTTTCTTTTGAAGAGTCGCAGGAAACGCGCCTGCAATCCGACGCGGAAAAGGCGGGTGTCGCGTTTCAAACGCTGGGCACGGTCGGCGGGTCGGGGTTCCGGTTCAGCATCAATGGCGAAGCGTACATCCAGGAAGATGTGGAGACGCTCGCCGATATCTGGAAACATTCTTTGAGCGGTTATGCCAATCGAGTTTCCCGCTAA
- the purQ gene encoding phosphoribosylformylglycinamidine synthase subunit PurQ, translating into MNCGVVTFPGSNCDRDCFHILKNVYGADTTRVWHKDTSLDGFDLVVLPGGFSYGDYLRAGSIARFSPIMKAVVEYADKGGLLWGICNGFQILVEAGLLPGALLDNRTQKYMCRYVHLKVENVDTPFTRACESGEVLNIPIAHAQGSYYADADTMKKLEDTGRIVFRYCDAQGNVTEEANPNGSLANIAGIVNDAGNVLGMMPHPERCADPVWPQIDGQKLFDSLFHKTGVRA; encoded by the coding sequence ATGAATTGCGGCGTCGTCACATTTCCCGGCTCCAACTGCGACCGCGACTGCTTCCACATCCTGAAAAACGTCTATGGCGCGGACACCACGAGGGTCTGGCACAAGGACACGTCGCTCGACGGATTCGACCTCGTGGTCCTGCCCGGCGGGTTTTCGTACGGCGACTACCTGCGCGCCGGATCGATCGCGCGCTTCTCGCCCATCATGAAAGCCGTGGTGGAATACGCCGACAAGGGCGGCCTGCTGTGGGGCATCTGCAACGGCTTCCAGATTCTGGTGGAGGCGGGACTGCTCCCGGGTGCGCTTCTCGACAACCGCACGCAGAAATACATGTGCCGTTACGTTCACCTGAAGGTGGAAAACGTCGACACCCCCTTCACCCGCGCCTGCGAATCCGGCGAAGTGTTGAACATCCCCATCGCCCACGCGCAGGGCAGTTACTACGCCGATGCCGACACGATGAAGAAACTCGAGGACACCGGGCGCATCGTGTTCCGTTACTGCGATGCGCAGGGAAACGTGACGGAGGAGGCCAACCCCAACGGCTCGCTTGCCAACATCGCGGGCATCGTCAACGACGCGGGAAACGTATTGGGAATGATGCCGCATCCGGAGCGCTGTGCCGATCCGGTATGGCCGCAGATTGACGGTCAGAAGCTGTTCGATTCGCTGTTCCATAAAACCGGGGTGCGGGCATGA
- a CDS encoding UPF0182 family membrane protein — protein MKLSRKWFVTLVAVVLFFLLFTEKLVTFYIDLVWFEKYGLLSVIWTILGSQFGFGFLFGGLFLAVTFGTLRRVYQKTSHLPVILADQTRRDMPFLEMVADNLKPLILLLPLIFSVFVGLIAAERWDVTLKFLNHVRFGEADPIFNKDYSFYIFVLPFLEMIKSWLWAGLALIGFGVSLIYFFKQYIFLSPKGFATLPEARRTLSWLAAFAFLNLAFDIYLRRYGLLIQSQSQVVAGISYADDWGRLPAYNLLIALAFVGTALSILNINRENLRRIFIWAVAVTVIYATGNVYPSLLKRFVVDPNELEKETPYIEHTIAGTVRGYGLTDVEENVLTGANSLKASAIQKNYLTIENIRLWDQDPLLDTLGQIQEIRTYYQFSAVDNDRYMINGKYQQTLLSPRELDSTSLPNRTWINEHLTFTHGYGVSMSPVNQVTPEGLPVLHIKDIPPQSSIDKQITRPEIYYGELTKNYVFVNTGTEEFDYPKGEKNVYKNYEGKGGIAVNSFMRKVLLAARFKTLKILFSNDIMNESRVLLYRNITERVEKVAPFLRLDRDPYMVINDEGRLVWICDAYTTSDKLPYSQSIRDPEVIRGVANYIRNSVKVTIDAYDGTMTFYVTDPKDPIIATYQKLFPVMFQPFEKMPEDIRNHIRYPADLFAIQAFVYGTYHMETPQVFYNKEDQWQIPMIDGKLMRPYYTIMKLPRKEKEEYILMLPFTPRNKENLSAWMVARSDGEDYGKMVVYTFPKQKLVYGPSQIVARINQDAEISRQIALWDQRGSNVIQGNLLVIPVDESLIYVRPLYLKAEGGKIPELKRVIVGYLDQIAMERTLDEALGKIFTNLGTLKEAPSSSEDQFTGKEESESGTLQAKVPSGTIVLKRSDYLRIKEYYQRTLRSQALLDNAISGYKEDLKDLGALLENAEVVEPTIEKKKATVPPTETPSP, from the coding sequence CTCGTCGCAGTGGTCCTGTTTTTCCTGCTTTTCACCGAGAAGCTGGTTACCTTTTATATCGATCTGGTCTGGTTCGAAAAATATGGATTGTTGTCTGTCATCTGGACCATCCTCGGCTCGCAGTTCGGCTTTGGTTTTCTGTTCGGTGGCCTGTTTCTTGCCGTGACGTTCGGTACTCTTCGCCGGGTGTACCAGAAAACGTCGCACCTGCCTGTGATCCTCGCCGACCAGACTCGCCGCGACATGCCGTTTCTGGAAATGGTCGCCGACAACCTGAAACCGCTGATCCTGCTGCTGCCCCTGATCTTCAGTGTGTTCGTCGGCCTCATCGCGGCGGAACGCTGGGATGTGACTTTAAAATTCCTCAATCACGTCCGCTTTGGCGAAGCCGACCCGATTTTCAACAAAGATTATTCGTTTTACATATTCGTTCTGCCGTTTCTGGAAATGATCAAGAGCTGGCTGTGGGCGGGGCTGGCGTTGATCGGTTTCGGCGTCTCGCTCATTTACTTTTTCAAGCAGTACATTTTTTTGTCGCCGAAAGGATTCGCCACGCTCCCCGAGGCGCGGCGCACGCTTTCATGGCTGGCGGCGTTTGCGTTTCTCAACCTGGCCTTCGACATCTATTTGCGCCGTTACGGGCTGCTCATTCAGTCGCAGTCACAGGTGGTGGCGGGTATCAGCTACGCCGACGACTGGGGACGCCTGCCGGCTTATAACCTGCTCATCGCGCTGGCGTTCGTGGGAACCGCATTGAGCATTTTGAACATCAACCGCGAAAACCTGCGGCGCATTTTCATCTGGGCCGTTGCGGTGACCGTGATTTACGCCACCGGCAACGTTTATCCCAGCCTGCTCAAACGGTTCGTGGTCGACCCCAACGAACTTGAAAAGGAAACACCGTATATCGAGCACACCATTGCCGGAACCGTGCGCGGTTACGGCCTGACCGATGTCGAGGAAAACGTGCTGACCGGCGCCAATTCTCTGAAAGCCTCCGCCATTCAGAAAAACTACCTCACCATCGAGAACATCCGCCTGTGGGACCAGGATCCTTTGCTGGATACTTTGGGGCAGATCCAGGAAATCCGCACTTACTACCAGTTCAGCGCCGTGGACAACGACCGTTACATGATCAACGGCAAATACCAGCAGACCCTGCTGTCGCCGCGGGAACTGGACTCCACCAGCCTGCCCAACCGAACGTGGATCAACGAGCACCTGACCTTCACCCACGGCTATGGCGTGTCAATGAGCCCCGTGAACCAGGTGACGCCGGAAGGCTTGCCGGTCCTGCACATCAAGGACATCCCGCCGCAATCCTCCATCGACAAGCAGATCACGCGGCCGGAGATTTATTACGGCGAGCTGACCAAGAACTACGTGTTCGTGAATACGGGCACCGAAGAGTTCGATTACCCCAAGGGCGAGAAGAACGTTTACAAGAATTATGAAGGCAAGGGAGGCATTGCAGTCAATTCCTTCATGCGCAAGGTGCTGCTGGCAGCACGCTTCAAGACGCTGAAGATTCTTTTCTCAAACGATATCATGAACGAAAGCCGTGTGCTTCTGTACAGGAACATCACCGAGCGCGTGGAGAAGGTCGCGCCGTTCCTTCGACTGGACCGCGACCCTTATATGGTGATCAACGATGAGGGAAGGCTGGTCTGGATTTGCGACGCCTACACCACAAGCGACAAGCTCCCCTACTCGCAGTCTATCCGCGACCCGGAAGTGATCCGCGGTGTGGCCAATTACATCCGAAACTCGGTGAAGGTCACCATCGACGCCTACGACGGCACGATGACGTTTTATGTTACTGATCCCAAGGACCCGATCATCGCCACCTATCAGAAGCTGTTTCCGGTCATGTTCCAGCCTTTCGAGAAAATGCCGGAGGACATCCGCAACCACATCCGCTACCCGGCAGACCTGTTTGCCATCCAGGCGTTCGTGTACGGCACCTACCACATGGAAACACCGCAGGTGTTTTACAACAAGGAAGACCAGTGGCAGATCCCGATGATCGACGGCAAACTGATGCGGCCTTATTACACCATCATGAAACTGCCCAGGAAGGAAAAGGAGGAATACATCCTCATGCTTCCCTTCACTCCGCGCAACAAGGAAAACCTGTCTGCATGGATGGTCGCCCGCAGTGACGGCGAAGATTACGGCAAGATGGTGGTGTATACGTTTCCGAAACAGAAACTGGTGTACGGTCCGTCGCAGATCGTGGCGCGCATCAACCAGGACGCAGAAATATCACGTCAGATTGCCCTTTGGGACCAGCGCGGCTCCAACGTCATCCAGGGCAACCTGCTGGTCATTCCCGTGGACGAGTCGTTGATTTACGTGCGCCCGCTCTACCTGAAAGCCGAAGGCGGGAAGATTCCGGAACTGAAGCGCGTGATCGTCGGTTACCTGGACCAGATTGCCATGGAACGCACGCTCGATGAGGCGCTGGGCAAGATTTTCACGAACCTGGGTACGCTGAAAGAGGCGCCGTCTTCATCCGAAGACCAGTTCACAGGAAAAGAAGAAAGCGAATCGGGCACCCTGCAGGCGAAAGTGCCTTCGGGAACAATTGTGCTCAAGCGGTCGGATTACCTGAGGATCAAGGAATATTACCAGCGCACCCTGCGCTCGCAGGCCCTTCTCGACAATGCGATTTCGGGTTACAAGGAAGACCTGAAGGATTTGGGGGCTTTGCTTGAAAACGCAGAGGTGGTGGAACCCACCATAGAGAAGAAAAAGGCCACCGTTCCGCCGACTGAAACGCCCTCCCCCTGA